tgacgtgcacatatcttttttgtaatttgacagcgaagcatccacttactaacattttcagaccgcgctgacgccatgccgtccggcggtccaagctacggcagctactgctgtgtatcgtggtgcttcaacaatggcagaacccacaagaagcctgggacgagtttcttccgcgtaccacgggacggcaggtgtgttaaagcttttgtatggtttgcatgtctgtaggcttactgttcgtacttgctaagtgagggtaacaataaaaaatcactattcaagcacttcccctttcagctgatagttcattgccaatgcaggatgaaagcatggatgcagtatgctggacgcgatgatctcctgagtaagccggccagcctattgtacgcaacgtacagggtttgtagcgaccattttactgctcaaagtttcatggaccctgggcacacaaggcttacaagaatggctgttcccagtgtgcaaccagctgcaccatgtaagtgattgactgaaactcaaatatgtgcaatagcagccacttgtattgaatcagtggcgacagttaaccgtgaagatctctgtagccgatagag
The sequence above is drawn from the Rhipicephalus microplus isolate Deutch F79 chromosome 3, USDA_Rmic, whole genome shotgun sequence genome and encodes:
- the LOC142803905 gene encoding uncharacterized protein LOC142803905 isoform X2, which encodes MPSGGPSYGSYCCVSWCFNNGRTHKKPGTSFFRVPRDGRMKAWMQYAGRDDLLSKPASLLYATYRVCSDHFTAQSFMDPGHTRLTRMAVPSVQPAAPCSLSVASSSDCDMAAEAALQGPAVEASESGSHTLRCPDEQGGSSLVAGERISDDFVLPEKTLTSRSAVTKGTCVAGKLYVHFNTRVD